Genomic segment of Sulfitobacter faviae:
GCCGGGCCTGCTCCTGCGTGATATCCTACGCGGGGACGACCCGCGGTTGCCTCCGTGATCGAAACCATCACCAGCGCCGATCCCGATATCATCGCGCTACAAGGCATCGACTACGATCTCGAACAGGCCGCCCTCAACGCCCTCGCCGACGCCCTCTCCGCCGCGGGCGCGCCCTACCCCCACCGCTTCGCCGCGCCGCCCAATGCAGGCCGCCAAAGCGGCGTCGACCTCGACGGTGACGGCAGGCTCGGCACCCCCGTGACGCCCAAGGCTATGGCCGTTTCTTCGGCCAAGGCGCCATGGCGATCCTCTCACGCCACCCGATCCAAGAGGGCGGGCTCCAAGATTTCAGCACCCTCCTCTGGCGCGACCTCCCCGATACACTCTACCCGATGATCGACGGCGCCCCCTTTGCGGGGGCCGAGGCCCACACCACGCAGCGCCTCTCTTCCAACGGCCACTGGTCCCTGCCGATCCAAACCCCGGAGGGCCCCGTCACGCTGCTGACATACCACGCCACCCCGCCGGTCTTCGACGGCCCCGAAGACCGCAATGGCCGCCGCAACCATGACGAAACCATCTTCTGGCTCCACCACCTTGATGGAACGATCGGAACGCCCCCGACACCCCCCTTCGTTCTGCTGGGAGACGCCAATCTCGACCCGCAACGCGGCGACGGGCGCGGCGAAGCCATTGCCGCCCTCCTCTCCAATCCTCCGCTGCAAGACCCCCTGCCGCACCGCCCCACGGTCAACTGGGCCCAAACCGGCCCGATGCGCGTCGACTACATCCTGCCCTCGCGCGACTGGGAAGTCAGTGACGCTGGCCTCATCTGGCCCAAGGGCGAAAGCGCCAGCCGCCATGCCCTCGTCTGGGTCGACCTCACCCGCTGACGCCCCCTATCTTGACCCTCCGGAACCCGCAGGCTACCCAATCTCCAACCGTATTTTCAGGAGTTTCCCATGGCCAACCCATCCTTGCTCATCCTCCCCGGCGACGGCATCGGCCCCGAGGTCATGGCGCAGGTCACGCGCATCATCGACTGGTTCGGCGAAAAGCGCGATCTGGCCTTCGACGTAGAGCATGAACTGGTCGGCGGCGCGGCCTATGACAAACACGGCACCCCGCTGCATGACGACACGATGGCCCGCGCCCTCGAAGTCGACGCGGTGCTGCTGGGCGCCGTGGGCGGCCCGAAATACGACGACCTCGACTTCTCCGTGAAACCAGAACGCGGCCTGCTCCGCCTGCGCAAGGAAATGGACCTCTTCTCCAACCTGCGCCCGGCACAATGCTTCGACGCGCTGGCCGATTTCTCCTCGCTGAAAAAAGACGTGGTCGCGGGCCTCGACATCATGATCGTGCGCGAACTCACCTCCGGCGTCTATTTCGGTGAGCCGCGCGGCATCTTCGAGGAAGGCAACGAACGCGTCGGCATCAACACGCAGCGCTACACCGAAAGCGAGATCGAGCGCGTTGCCCGCTCCGCTTTTGAACTCGCCCGCCGCCGCGGCAACAAAGTCTGCTCCATGGAGAAAGCCAACGTCATGGAAAGCGGCATCCTGTGGCGCGAAGTCACCCAACGAGTGCGCGACGCCGAATACCCGGATGTCGAACTCAGCCACATGTATGCCGACAATGGCGCCATGCAGCTCGTGCGCGCGCCCAAACAGTTCGACGTGATCGTCACCGACAACCTCTTTGGCGACATCCTCAGCGACTGCGCCGCCATGCTGACCGGCAGCCTCGGCATGCTGCCCTCCGCCAGCCTCGGCGCACCCAATGCCGATGGCCGCCCCAAGGCCCTCTACGAGCCCGTTCACGGCTCCGCCCCCGACATCGCAGGCCAAGGCAAGGCCAACCCGATCGC
This window contains:
- the leuB gene encoding 3-isopropylmalate dehydrogenase, which gives rise to MANPSLLILPGDGIGPEVMAQVTRIIDWFGEKRDLAFDVEHELVGGAAYDKHGTPLHDDTMARALEVDAVLLGAVGGPKYDDLDFSVKPERGLLRLRKEMDLFSNLRPAQCFDALADFSSLKKDVVAGLDIMIVRELTSGVYFGEPRGIFEEGNERVGINTQRYTESEIERVARSAFELARRRGNKVCSMEKANVMESGILWREVTQRVRDAEYPDVELSHMYADNGAMQLVRAPKQFDVIVTDNLFGDILSDCAAMLTGSLGMLPSASLGAPNADGRPKALYEPVHGSAPDIAGQGKANPIACILSFAMALRYSFDQGEEAARLEKAVERALADGARTPDLMGPEGGTPITTEEMGDAILKALDASL